In Pseudomonas putida, a genomic segment contains:
- a CDS encoding 3-hydroxyacyl-CoA dehydrogenase, producing the protein MHSFKRIGVIGSGAMGRGIAQLFASAGIPVLLHDSRPEAIEQALAYNRQQFERLASKGKLDADGLGVALACLQPAPALADLADCDLLIEAIIEQLEAKQDLFRQLETLVGTDAVLASNTSSLSIGAIASGCRHPERVAGLHFFNPVPLMKIVEVVRGERTAAQVIERLSALAEHAGHYAAVTPDSPGFLVNHAGRAYGPEALRILAEGIATPAQIDRILKDSLGFRMGPFELFDLVGLDVSHAVMESMHQQFYQDPRYAPSPLVPPRLAAGLLGRKSGQGFYRYLDGVLQAPEPQAVAVVTLTRPFWLDSRDPSVREQVGAVLERAGARLEEGLQPSEQAICLVTPLGEDASTVIARKLLPPVRTLALETFAGFDRRRVLMRQPALDAEVLAQARTALGGDGVAVEVINDSPGFIAQRVLASIVNLGCEIAQRGIAEPQTLDQAVQLALGYPHGPLAFGDRHGPELILQILQGMHGVYQEPRYRVSPWLRRRVQLGLPLTALE; encoded by the coding sequence ATGCATTCGTTCAAGCGTATCGGCGTCATTGGCAGTGGCGCGATGGGCCGGGGCATCGCCCAGTTGTTCGCCAGCGCGGGTATACCGGTGTTGCTGCACGACAGCCGGCCCGAGGCCATCGAGCAGGCGCTGGCGTACAACCGTCAGCAGTTCGAGCGCCTGGCCAGCAAGGGAAAACTCGATGCCGACGGGCTGGGCGTGGCGCTGGCGTGTCTGCAACCTGCGCCGGCACTGGCCGATCTGGCCGATTGCGACCTGTTGATCGAGGCGATCATCGAACAATTGGAGGCCAAGCAGGACCTGTTTCGTCAGCTGGAGACGTTGGTCGGCACCGATGCGGTACTGGCCAGCAATACCTCGTCGCTGTCGATCGGGGCTATCGCCAGTGGTTGCCGGCACCCGGAGCGGGTGGCTGGATTGCACTTCTTCAACCCGGTACCGCTGATGAAGATCGTCGAGGTGGTGCGCGGCGAACGCACTGCGGCGCAGGTGATCGAGCGCCTGAGTGCACTGGCCGAACATGCCGGGCACTACGCGGCGGTGACGCCGGATTCACCGGGTTTCCTGGTCAACCATGCCGGCCGCGCCTATGGCCCGGAGGCCTTGCGTATTCTTGCCGAGGGCATTGCCACGCCGGCGCAGATCGACCGGATACTGAAAGACAGCCTGGGTTTTCGCATGGGGCCGTTCGAGCTGTTCGACCTGGTGGGGCTGGACGTGTCCCATGCGGTGATGGAGTCGATGCACCAGCAGTTCTACCAGGACCCACGCTACGCGCCCAGCCCTTTGGTGCCGCCGCGTCTGGCGGCCGGGTTGCTTGGCCGTAAGAGTGGGCAGGGTTTCTATCGCTACCTTGATGGCGTACTACAGGCACCGGAGCCGCAAGCCGTGGCGGTGGTGACGCTGACGCGGCCGTTCTGGCTCGATAGCCGCGACCCATCGGTCCGCGAACAGGTCGGGGCGGTGCTGGAGCGAGCCGGGGCGCGGCTGGAGGAGGGGCTGCAACCGAGCGAGCAGGCGATCTGCCTGGTGACGCCGCTGGGCGAGGACGCCAGTACGGTGATCGCTCGCAAGCTACTGCCACCGGTGCGCACGCTGGCGCTGGAGACCTTCGCCGGCTTCGATCGTCGGCGGGTGCTGATGCGCCAGCCGGCACTGGACGCCGAGGTGTTGGCTCAGGCGCGAACCGCTCTGGGCGGCGATGGCGTGGCAGTGGAGGTTATCAATGACTCGCCTGGGTTCATTGCTCAGCGGGTGCTGGCCAGTATCGTCAACCTTGGCTGCGAGATCGCCCAGCGAGGTATTGCCGAGCCGCAGACGCTGGACCAGGCGGTGCAGTTGGCATTGGGATATCCGCATGGGCCTTTGGCGTTTGGTGATCGCCATGGGCCGGAGCTGATCCTGCAGATTCTGCAGGGGATGCACGGGGTGTATCAGGAGCCACGGTATCGCGTCAGCCCCTGGTTGCGGCGACGGGTGCAGTTGGGGCTGCCATTGACTGCGCTGGAGTGA
- a CDS encoding acyl-CoA dehydrogenase family protein — protein sequence MDFKLSEEQQMLKDTVARLVRDTYSFERREAYARSALGHGADFWQQLAELGLCAVPFAEAQGGFGGNGVDNMLVMTELGRGLCLEPYLTSQIHAGGLLAQLAESDAHQALLEDVVAGQVQLALACEEAQSHYCLEDVHTHAELRGGSWHLTGRKVVVIGGGSAARLLVSARTQGGERDLHGISLFLVDPAGAGVSRREHANIDGPRACEVLLEDAPGQLLGEIGEALPLLRYHQGRAIAAQCAEALGSMQVACELTLDYLKTRKQFGAPIGKFQVLQHRMADMQAELEMATSMAILAACVADQPDSVARTQRLSAAKFIVTRAGRMIAEQAIQLHGGIGMTWEYVLAHHAKRLVMLSHQLGDDDHHLQAYAALLSAA from the coding sequence ATGGACTTCAAACTCAGCGAAGAGCAGCAGATGCTCAAGGACACCGTGGCGCGCCTGGTGCGTGACACCTACAGCTTCGAGCGCCGCGAGGCATATGCACGCAGTGCCCTGGGCCATGGCGCCGATTTCTGGCAGCAGCTCGCCGAACTGGGCCTGTGCGCCGTGCCGTTCGCCGAGGCGCAGGGTGGCTTCGGCGGCAACGGCGTGGACAACATGCTGGTGATGACCGAATTGGGCAGGGGGTTGTGCCTGGAGCCTTACCTGACGTCGCAGATCCATGCCGGTGGGCTGCTTGCCCAACTGGCCGAGAGCGACGCGCATCAGGCTCTGCTCGAGGACGTGGTCGCCGGCCAGGTGCAACTGGCGCTCGCCTGCGAAGAGGCGCAGAGCCATTACTGCCTGGAGGATGTGCACACCCACGCCGAACTGCGCGGCGGCAGCTGGCACCTGACCGGGCGCAAGGTGGTGGTGATTGGCGGTGGCAGCGCCGCGCGCCTGCTGGTGAGTGCCCGCACCCAGGGCGGCGAGCGTGACCTGCACGGCATCAGTCTGTTCCTGGTGGACCCGGCAGGGGCGGGCGTGAGCCGCCGCGAGCATGCCAACATCGATGGCCCGCGCGCATGCGAAGTGCTGCTCGAAGACGCGCCTGGCCAATTGCTGGGCGAGATCGGCGAGGCGCTGCCGCTGCTGCGTTATCACCAGGGTCGGGCAATCGCCGCGCAATGCGCCGAGGCGCTCGGCAGCATGCAGGTGGCCTGCGAGCTGACCCTGGATTATCTCAAGACCCGCAAGCAGTTCGGTGCACCCATCGGCAAGTTCCAGGTGCTCCAGCACCGCATGGCCGACATGCAGGCGGAGCTGGAGATGGCCACGTCCATGGCGATCCTGGCTGCCTGTGTCGCCGACCAGCCCGACAGCGTTGCACGCACGCAGCGCTTGAGCGCCGCCAAGTTCATCGTCACCCGCGCCGGGCGGATGATCGCCGAGCAAGCGATCCAGCTGCATGGCGGCATCGGCATGACCTGGGAATACGTGCTGGCCCATCATGCCAAGCGCCTGGTGATGCTCAGCCATCAGTTGGGTGACGATGACCATCACCTGCAAGCCTATGCCGCCCTGTTGTCGGCGGCCTGA
- a CDS encoding acyl-CoA dehydrogenase family protein — protein MDIDYTASELAFRDQVRQFLADRLPTDIATKVRLGKHLDKADHQRWQRILAEQGWYAANWPVEHGGTGWSVVQRHIFDEECAAAGAPRLISFGVNMVAPVIIKFGTEQQKAHYLPRILDGQDWWCQGYSEPGAGSDLASLKTRAVRDGDHYVVNGQKTWTTLGQHADMIFCLVRTDPEAQAQRGISFLLIDMRSPGITVRPIITLEGEHEVNEVFFDNVRVPVANRVGDENQGWTCAKYLLTHERTGQAGIGGSKAALAHLKHVASVELRGGRPLLDDPLFRAQVAELEMQLLAIEMGTLRILAAAQEGGVPGAQSSILKIKGSEIRQAISHLLRKVLGVHALPFVEAELAVGEPPEPLHASYSAAPASQYFNLRKLSIYGGSNEIQKNIIAKMILEL, from the coding sequence ATGGACATCGACTACACCGCCAGCGAGCTGGCTTTTCGCGACCAGGTCCGGCAGTTCCTGGCTGACCGGCTGCCGACCGATATCGCCACCAAGGTGCGCCTTGGCAAGCACTTGGACAAGGCCGACCACCAACGCTGGCAGCGCATCCTTGCCGAACAGGGCTGGTACGCCGCCAACTGGCCGGTGGAGCACGGCGGCACTGGCTGGAGCGTGGTCCAGCGGCACATCTTCGACGAGGAGTGCGCTGCGGCGGGTGCGCCCAGGCTGATCTCGTTCGGCGTCAACATGGTCGCTCCGGTGATCATCAAGTTCGGTACCGAGCAGCAGAAGGCCCACTACCTGCCACGCATCCTCGACGGCCAGGACTGGTGGTGCCAAGGCTACTCCGAGCCGGGCGCGGGCTCCGACCTTGCCAGTCTCAAGACCCGCGCCGTGCGCGACGGCGACCATTACGTGGTCAACGGCCAGAAGACCTGGACCACCCTCGGCCAGCATGCTGACATGATCTTCTGCCTGGTGCGTACCGACCCCGAGGCGCAGGCCCAGCGCGGTATCAGCTTTCTCCTGATAGACATGCGCAGCCCCGGCATCACGGTGCGCCCGATCATCACCCTGGAAGGCGAGCACGAAGTCAACGAGGTGTTCTTCGATAACGTGCGGGTGCCGGTGGCAAATCGCGTCGGCGACGAGAACCAGGGTTGGACCTGCGCCAAGTACCTGTTGACCCATGAACGCACCGGCCAGGCCGGCATCGGTGGCTCCAAGGCGGCGCTGGCGCACCTCAAACACGTTGCCAGCGTCGAGCTTCGAGGCGGCCGGCCACTGCTCGACGACCCGCTGTTCCGCGCCCAGGTGGCAGAGCTGGAGATGCAACTGCTGGCCATCGAGATGGGTACCCTGCGCATTCTCGCCGCCGCCCAGGAAGGCGGGGTGCCGGGGGCCCAGAGTTCGATCCTGAAGATCAAGGGCTCGGAAATCCGCCAGGCCATCAGCCACCTGCTGCGCAAGGTCCTGGGCGTGCATGCGCTGCCTTTCGTCGAGGCCGAGCTGGCCGTCGGCGAGCCACCCGAGCCGCTGCACGCCAGCTACAGTGCGGCACCGGCCAGCCAGTACTTCAACCTGCGCAAGCTGTCGATCTACGGCGGCTCCAATGAAATCCAGAAGAACATCATCGCCAAGATGATTCTCGAACTCTGA
- a CDS encoding enoyl-CoA hydratase-related protein — MSSPVKLTLVDRLALIRIYSPPVNALGHAVRAGLLEALREAEANPGVRMLLLHCSGRTFIAGADIREFGQPPQAPTLPEVTQAIEACRKPVVAALHGSVLGGGLEVAMACHYRIARQTTRLGMPEVKLGLLPGAGGTQRLPRLVGVARALEMIVGGEPIDALQALDAGLVDALFDDEEEPVTAGLGYAMRLLAADAQPRRSGELGVASVDAGLFQQQRLREGRERPGAYAPLRCIAAVEAATCLPLAEGLQRERALFLDCMQSPERAALVEAFFARRQAAKASHGAG, encoded by the coding sequence ATGTCTTCTCCCGTGAAACTGACGCTGGTCGACCGACTGGCGTTGATCCGGATCTACAGCCCGCCGGTCAATGCCTTGGGTCATGCCGTGCGCGCCGGGCTGCTGGAGGCCCTGCGCGAGGCCGAGGCCAACCCTGGCGTGCGCATGCTGCTGTTGCATTGCTCGGGCCGGACCTTCATCGCCGGTGCCGATATCCGTGAATTCGGCCAACCACCGCAGGCACCGACCCTGCCTGAAGTGACGCAGGCCATCGAGGCATGCCGCAAGCCGGTGGTGGCGGCCCTGCATGGTTCGGTGCTTGGCGGGGGACTGGAAGTGGCGATGGCCTGCCATTACCGCATCGCTCGCCAGACCACGCGCCTCGGCATGCCCGAGGTCAAGCTGGGGTTGCTGCCCGGCGCTGGCGGTACCCAGCGGCTGCCGCGCCTGGTGGGCGTCGCCCGGGCCTTGGAGATGATCGTCGGCGGCGAGCCGATCGATGCATTGCAGGCCCTCGACGCCGGCCTCGTCGATGCACTGTTCGATGACGAGGAAGAACCGGTGACTGCCGGCCTGGGCTATGCCATGCGCCTGCTGGCGGCCGATGCCCAGCCACGGCGTAGCGGCGAGCTCGGCGTCGCGTCGGTGGACGCCGGGCTGTTCCAGCAGCAGCGCCTGCGCGAAGGCCGCGAACGCCCTGGCGCGTACGCCCCCTTGCGTTGCATCGCCGCGGTCGAGGCTGCCACGTGCCTGCCATTGGCCGAAGGCCTGCAGCGCGAACGCGCACTGTTTCTCGACTGCATGCAATCGCCCGAGCGCGCGGCCCTGGTCGAGGCGTTCTTTGCCCGGCGCCAGGCGGCCAAGGCCAGCCACGGCGCGGGCTAG
- a CDS encoding enoyl-CoA hydratase — protein MAYENILVEQHGPVGLIRLNRPAVHNALNNALMSELGEALRAFERDPEVRAMVITGNAKAFAAGADIGEIQGQAFADAYMDEFITANWEQACRCRKPLIAAVAGLALGGGCELAMMCDLIIAADDARFGQPEVRVGTLPGAGGTQRLTRAIGKARAMDLCLTGRLMDVAEAERAGLLSRVAPAAQLLDVALEVAREIASHSALAVKLNKEAVNRAFETTLAEGVLYERRLLHASFASADQKEGMQAFTQKRAPVWRHR, from the coding sequence GTGGCCTATGAAAACATCCTCGTCGAGCAGCACGGACCGGTCGGGCTGATCCGCCTGAATCGGCCCGCTGTTCACAACGCCTTGAACAATGCCCTGATGAGCGAGCTGGGCGAGGCGCTGCGCGCCTTCGAACGCGACCCCGAGGTGAGGGCGATGGTGATCACCGGCAATGCCAAGGCCTTCGCCGCCGGTGCCGATATCGGAGAAATCCAGGGGCAGGCATTTGCCGATGCCTACATGGACGAGTTCATCACCGCCAACTGGGAGCAGGCCTGCCGTTGCCGCAAGCCGCTGATCGCGGCGGTGGCAGGCCTTGCGCTGGGCGGTGGTTGCGAACTGGCGATGATGTGCGACCTGATCATCGCCGCCGACGATGCCCGCTTCGGCCAGCCGGAAGTACGTGTCGGCACCTTGCCGGGGGCGGGCGGCACGCAACGCCTGACCCGCGCCATCGGCAAGGCGCGGGCGATGGACCTGTGCCTGACCGGGCGCCTGATGGATGTGGCCGAGGCTGAGCGGGCCGGGTTGTTGAGCCGCGTGGCGCCTGCCGCGCAGTTGCTCGACGTAGCCCTCGAGGTGGCACGCGAGATCGCCAGCCACTCGGCGCTGGCGGTAAAGCTGAACAAGGAAGCGGTCAACCGGGCATTCGAGACCACCCTGGCCGAAGGTGTGCTGTACGAGCGCCGGCTGCTGCATGCCAGCTTCGCCAGTGCCGACCAGAAGGAAGGCATGCAGGCGTTCACCCAGAAGCGCGCCCCGGTCTGGCGCCATCGTTGA
- a CDS encoding AMP-binding protein — protein sequence MKTTTNQLLERRSPLQASGAWKDNIITDYWDGGLAAAPHTTALVAYRVGDGQRIELTREALDRHVTRIALGLAAMGVEKADVVSCQLPNWWQMFALHLACVRIGAVLNPLMPIFRERELRFILEHAQSRVLVVPHSFRGFDYQAMANALRQTLPSLEHVLTIGGDDSFTRLLLDHPWERQVDAKALFADRRPHADDIVQLLYTSGTTGEPKGVLHSSNTLFANIRPYAERLHLGSDDVVFMASPMAHQTGFLYGLMMPVYLQAPAVLQDVWDPRFAAQVAAAERPTFTMASTPFLADLVDIAAEHGEALASLRVFAAAGAPIPSILVEKASQAMGAQVVSAWGMSETGAVTMTFPEDDTERATHTDGCALPYMEVRVLDDHGQQVPAGVEGHLQVRGASLFLGYLKRPEWYTVDRDGWFDTGDLAQMDTRGYIRITGRTKDVVIRGGENIPVVEIENLIYTHPAVTSVALVGCPDERLGERVCAYVTLHEGEPALSLAELVSFLLEHRLSKNYLPEYLEVLPALPRTPSGKIQKFKLRELARDIRLGRASAAGITPSSTDDKRTTP from the coding sequence ATGAAAACAACAACAAACCAGCTTCTGGAACGTCGCTCACCCCTCCAGGCCTCCGGGGCCTGGAAAGACAACATCATTACAGATTATTGGGACGGCGGCCTGGCCGCAGCGCCACACACCACTGCCCTGGTGGCTTACCGGGTGGGCGATGGCCAACGCATCGAACTGACCCGCGAGGCGCTCGACCGCCACGTCACCCGCATTGCGCTGGGCCTGGCGGCCATGGGCGTGGAAAAAGCCGACGTGGTGTCGTGCCAGTTGCCCAACTGGTGGCAGATGTTCGCCCTGCACCTGGCCTGCGTGCGTATCGGCGCGGTGCTCAATCCGCTGATGCCGATCTTCCGCGAGCGCGAACTGCGCTTCATTCTGGAACATGCGCAAAGCCGGGTACTGGTGGTGCCGCACAGCTTCCGCGGCTTCGACTACCAGGCCATGGCCAACGCCCTGCGCCAGACCCTGCCAAGCCTCGAGCATGTACTGACCATCGGTGGCGACGACAGCTTCACCCGCCTGCTGCTCGATCACCCCTGGGAACGACAGGTCGATGCCAAGGCCCTGTTCGCCGACCGCCGACCGCATGCCGACGACATCGTCCAGCTGCTGTATACCTCCGGCACCACGGGCGAGCCCAAGGGCGTGCTGCATAGCTCCAACACCCTGTTCGCCAACATTCGCCCCTACGCCGAACGCCTGCACCTGGGTAGCGACGACGTAGTGTTCATGGCCTCGCCCATGGCCCACCAGACCGGCTTCCTGTATGGCCTGATGATGCCCGTCTACCTGCAGGCACCCGCCGTGCTGCAAGATGTCTGGGACCCGCGCTTCGCCGCCCAGGTGGCAGCAGCCGAGCGCCCGACCTTCACCATGGCATCGACGCCGTTCCTGGCCGACCTGGTGGATATCGCCGCCGAGCATGGCGAAGCGCTGGCCTCGCTGCGGGTGTTCGCCGCCGCCGGCGCGCCAATCCCCAGCATCCTGGTGGAAAAGGCCAGCCAGGCCATGGGCGCGCAGGTGGTGTCCGCCTGGGGCATGAGCGAGACCGGCGCGGTGACCATGACCTTCCCGGAGGACGACACCGAACGCGCCACCCACACCGACGGCTGCGCCCTGCCCTACATGGAAGTGCGGGTGCTCGACGACCATGGCCAGCAGGTGCCTGCAGGCGTCGAAGGCCACCTACAGGTGCGCGGCGCCAGCCTGTTCCTCGGCTATCTCAAACGCCCGGAATGGTACACGGTCGACCGCGACGGCTGGTTCGACACCGGCGACCTGGCGCAGATGGACACCCGCGGCTACATCCGCATCACCGGGCGCACTAAGGACGTGGTCATCCGAGGCGGCGAGAACATCCCGGTGGTGGAAATCGAGAACCTCATCTACACCCACCCCGCCGTCACCTCGGTGGCTCTGGTCGGCTGCCCCGACGAGCGCCTGGGCGAACGGGTCTGCGCCTACGTCACCCTGCACGAAGGCGAACCCGCGCTGAGCCTGGCCGAGTTGGTCTCCTTCCTGCTCGAGCACCGCCTGAGCAAGAACTACCTGCCCGAATACCTGGAGGTGCTGCCAGCACTGCCACGCACTCCGTCCGGAAAGATCCAGAAGTTCAAGCTGCGCGAGCTGGCCCGCGACATCCGCCTGGGCCGCGCCAGCGCAGCCGGAATCACACCTTCAAGCACTGACGACAAGAGGACGACCCCATGA
- a CDS encoding SDR family NAD(P)-dependent oxidoreductase, with translation MKGLQGKTVIITGGGGGIGRAVCQRFAEEGSRVAVLDRDQAAAQTTVDLILEQGGQAKAYAADITDYAAIVATVSAIESDLGTPTVLVNNAGFDRFLPFLKTEPQQWQQLIDINLTGALNMHHVVLPKMLEAGGGKVINVASDAARVGSSGEAVYAACKAGLVGLSKTLARELATKNVNFNVVCPGPTDTALLKSVAATSNNPDKLLEAFRNAVPMRRLGQPEDYPGIIALLASDDANFITGQVISVSGGLTMAG, from the coding sequence ATGAAAGGCCTGCAAGGTAAAACCGTGATCATCACCGGCGGTGGCGGCGGCATCGGCCGCGCCGTGTGCCAGCGTTTCGCCGAGGAAGGCAGCCGGGTAGCCGTGCTCGACCGCGACCAGGCGGCAGCCCAGACCACGGTCGACCTGATCCTCGAACAAGGCGGCCAGGCCAAGGCCTATGCCGCGGACATCACCGACTATGCAGCGATCGTCGCCACCGTCTCAGCCATCGAAAGCGACCTGGGCACACCCACCGTGCTGGTCAACAACGCAGGCTTCGACCGCTTCCTGCCGTTCCTCAAGACCGAACCGCAGCAGTGGCAGCAACTGATCGACATCAACCTCACCGGCGCCCTGAACATGCACCACGTGGTGCTGCCGAAAATGCTCGAGGCCGGTGGCGGCAAGGTCATCAACGTCGCCTCCGACGCCGCCCGCGTCGGCTCCTCCGGCGAGGCCGTGTATGCCGCCTGCAAGGCAGGCCTGGTGGGCCTGTCGAAGACCCTGGCGCGCGAGCTTGCGACCAAGAACGTCAACTTCAACGTGGTCTGCCCAGGCCCTACCGACACTGCGCTGCTCAAGAGCGTGGCGGCCACCTCCAACAACCCGGACAAGCTCCTGGAAGCGTTCCGCAACGCCGTGCCGATGCGCCGCCTTGGCCAGCCGGAAGACTACCCCGGGATCATCGCCCTGCTCGCCAGCGACGACGCCAACTTCATCACAGGACAAGTCATCAGCGTGTCCGGCGGCCTGACCATGGCCGGCTAA
- a CDS encoding enoyl-CoA hydratase-related protein, whose translation MNYEDILYTENDGVATITINRPERYNAFRGQTCMELIDAFNRAGWNKAIGVIVFTGAGDKAFCTGGDQGAHEGQYDGRGLIGLPVEELQRLIREVPKPVIARVNGFAIGGGHVLHVVCDLSIASEQAIFGQVGPKVGSVDPGFGTAYLSRLIGEKRAREIWYLCRKYSAQQALDWGLVNAVVPHAELDAEVQKWCDEILEKSPTALSIAKRSFNADSENIAGIGGLGMQALSLYYETEESREGVAAFKEKRKPDFRKFYK comes from the coding sequence ATGAACTACGAAGACATCCTCTACACAGAAAACGACGGCGTCGCCACCATCACCATCAACCGGCCGGAGCGCTACAACGCGTTCCGCGGCCAGACCTGCATGGAGCTGATCGACGCGTTCAACCGCGCCGGCTGGAACAAGGCCATCGGCGTCATCGTGTTCACCGGCGCTGGCGACAAGGCTTTCTGCACCGGCGGCGACCAGGGTGCCCACGAAGGCCAGTACGATGGCCGCGGCCTGATCGGCCTGCCGGTCGAAGAGTTGCAGCGGCTGATCCGTGAAGTGCCCAAGCCGGTGATCGCCCGGGTCAACGGTTTCGCCATCGGTGGCGGCCATGTGCTGCACGTGGTCTGCGACCTGTCGATCGCCTCCGAACAGGCCATCTTCGGTCAGGTCGGACCGAAGGTCGGGTCGGTCGACCCCGGCTTCGGCACCGCCTACCTGTCGCGCCTGATCGGCGAAAAGCGCGCCCGGGAAATCTGGTACCTGTGCCGCAAGTACAGCGCCCAGCAAGCGCTGGACTGGGGCCTGGTCAATGCCGTGGTACCCCACGCCGAACTGGATGCCGAAGTGCAGAAGTGGTGCGACGAGATCCTCGAGAAGAGCCCGACCGCCCTGTCCATCGCCAAGCGTTCCTTCAATGCCGACAGCGAGAACATCGCCGGCATCGGCGGCCTCGGCATGCAGGCCCTGAGCCTGTATTACGAAACCGAGGAATCGCGCGAAGGCGTCGCCGCCTTCAAGGAAAAGCGCAAACCGGACTTCCGCAAGTTCTACAAATAA
- the aliB gene encoding cyclohexanecarboxyl-CoA dehydrogenase, which translates to MNFAFTEQQNAIRESVARFSSEVLAPGYRQRDRDGRIERTTITQLGDMGLLGGELDEAYGGSGLDCVTAGIIIEELARGDFNVAYIPLLASLNGQIIAQHADPELARHWLGEINAGRKVVCIALTEPSGGSDAASLRLKAERQGEHYVLNGEKTSISMADQADVAVVFARTGTPEQRASGISAFLVPMDLPGISTTRFDDAGERAIGRGSIFFDNVRVPLNHRMGEEGKGFKQVMQGFDYSRALIGLQCLALAQQSLDETWQWLTERQAFGQSLNAFQGLTHPLAELQTYVHAARLQCYYSLWLKDSNLPHNAEAAMNKWWGPKLAFDVVKQCLLAHGHTGYGEDLPFAQRLRDVLGLQIGDGTAQIMKNIIARELTPK; encoded by the coding sequence ATGAACTTCGCCTTCACCGAACAACAGAACGCCATCCGCGAAAGCGTCGCCCGCTTCAGCAGCGAAGTGCTCGCCCCCGGCTATCGGCAACGCGACCGTGACGGGCGCATCGAACGCACGACCATCACCCAGCTCGGCGACATGGGCCTGCTCGGCGGCGAACTCGACGAGGCATACGGCGGCAGCGGCCTGGACTGCGTCACCGCCGGCATCATCATCGAGGAGCTGGCGCGCGGCGACTTCAACGTCGCCTACATTCCACTGCTGGCCTCGCTCAATGGTCAGATCATCGCCCAGCATGCCGACCCCGAGCTGGCCCGCCACTGGCTGGGCGAAATCAACGCCGGGCGCAAGGTGGTGTGCATCGCCCTGACCGAACCCAGCGGCGGGTCCGACGCTGCCAGCCTGCGCCTGAAGGCCGAGCGCCAGGGCGAGCACTACGTGCTCAATGGCGAAAAAACCTCGATCTCCATGGCCGACCAGGCCGATGTCGCCGTGGTATTCGCCCGCACCGGCACGCCAGAGCAACGCGCCAGCGGCATCAGCGCGTTCCTGGTACCGATGGACCTGCCCGGCATCAGCACCACCCGCTTCGACGACGCCGGTGAACGCGCCATCGGCCGCGGCTCGATCTTCTTCGACAATGTGCGGGTGCCGCTGAACCACCGCATGGGCGAGGAAGGCAAGGGCTTCAAGCAGGTCATGCAGGGCTTCGACTACAGCCGCGCGCTGATCGGCCTGCAATGCCTGGCGCTGGCCCAGCAGTCGCTGGACGAGACCTGGCAGTGGCTGACCGAGCGCCAGGCCTTCGGCCAGAGCCTCAACGCCTTCCAGGGCCTGACCCACCCGCTGGCCGAATTGCAGACCTACGTGCATGCCGCACGCCTGCAGTGCTACTACTCGTTGTGGCTTAAGGACAGCAATCTGCCGCACAATGCCGAGGCAGCGATGAACAAATGGTGGGGCCCGAAGCTGGCGTTCGATGTAGTCAAGCAGTGCCTGCTGGCCCACGGGCACACCGGCTACGGCGAAGACCTGCCGTTTGCCCAGCGCCTGCGCGATGTGCTTGGCCTGCAGATCGGCGATGGCACCGCGCAGATCATGAAGAACATCATCGCCCGGGAACTCACCCCCAAGTAA
- a CDS encoding MarR family winged helix-turn-helix transcriptional regulator, translating to MTTNEAKSIPNRLFFRLFQTGNTLQRQVQSEFGISTVQWAVLGALSREGAEQGVSFNELTEYLVVSRQNLDGVLKRLERDNHVVRVPHPDDGRARLVLLTASGLRFWQSLQGRIYEFYGQALQGFSFDDTVGLLHLLNKLNTDLSKVDLGGDHPPTSNED from the coding sequence ATGACCACCAACGAGGCGAAGAGCATCCCTAACCGGTTGTTCTTCCGGCTCTTCCAGACCGGAAACACCCTGCAGCGCCAGGTCCAGAGCGAATTTGGCATCAGCACCGTGCAATGGGCGGTACTCGGTGCCCTGTCCCGCGAGGGCGCCGAACAAGGTGTTTCGTTCAACGAACTGACCGAGTACCTGGTGGTGAGCCGCCAGAACCTGGACGGCGTGCTCAAGCGCCTGGAACGCGACAACCATGTGGTGCGCGTGCCACACCCGGACGACGGCCGTGCTCGCCTGGTGCTGCTGACCGCCTCCGGCCTGCGGTTCTGGCAATCCTTGCAAGGGCGCATCTACGAGTTCTACGGCCAGGCCTTGCAGGGCTTCAGTTTCGACGACACGGTCGGCTTGCTGCACCTGCTGAACAAGCTCAATACCGATCTGAGCAAGGTCGACCTGGGCGGCGACCACCCGCCCACCAGTAACGAGGACTGA